GGAATAATTGGATGTAGGTGGGACAAAGGATAGTATTTTCAGAATAAATGTAGATAAATGTAAAGTCAGTGTGAAAGAAAGCTTTAGTCAATGGTTAATTTTGTTGTTGTCAGCATCCTATTTAAATCATAAGTTCTAGAGAGGTAAGTAGGTTGAATGAATTGCCTAATGATTTTTATGGGAGTCCTGTGATAGATAATTGAGGATCAAGGGCTTTGCAGATAACTGGATGTAACTTTGAGAACTGATTCATGATTTCTAAGCAACTTTGACCCATTATTTTGATTGTGAAATCCTCAAAGACCTTCTGTGCAAAACATAAAATCAACGAGGATGATATGAATACTTGGTAAGCTACTATATGTGACGTGTTTCACACTGTGCCTGGAAAACAGATCATGCTCTACAAATATTAGTTAATAATCTTGTTAGGAAACCaagtaaatgaatttttatgGGGCACAAGGGAGAACAATTATATtctaattaaagcaaaaaaatgagaagaaactaACTAGGCAAAGGGGACACTCTGCAAATGCCATGCAAAGAACTTCTCCAACTAAAATCAGGAAAAATGAGCCTCCAAGTAGACAAAATATGTCTGTAGTTCTTTTCCATGTTTCCTAGATTCCTTACTCATGTAAGGCACATAGCATAATATTAGTTACAGAGTTTATTTATGTCATCGCAGTAACACTAACATAGAAAGCCTATAGAGAAACAAATGATAATCCATTCAGAGGAAATGTTTTGGATATGCACTTAACTATTAAAGAGGAGAAATCTGTAAGATGGTGTTAGGAGACAACACATGTTTGAAATATGTTATGAAATCCATTATTCATTCGGAAACAGAAAGCTGCAATATTATAGAATACCTTCTTCAGGGACCTTTTCACTTCCTTGTTCCTCAAGGAATAGATTAATGAGTTCAGCATGGGCGAAACAATGTTGTTTAATATTTGCACCACGGCACCAAGCAAAGGGTTGGGTGTGCGCTGCATATAGATGATAACTACAGGTACATAGGCACAGAGGATTGCAGTGAGGTGGGCACTGCAAGTGGAGAAAGCTTTCCGCCTTCCTTCTGCTGAACGGATTCTCAAAATGGCAACACCAATGAGTGTGTAGAAGACAGAAATACTGACCCAAAGCAATAATGCCAGAAAACCTACATTAGTGGAACCTACCCTCTGAGCCATGGAGCTGTCAGTACAAGCAAGAGGTAAAATGGCAGGAATGTCACAGAAGAAGTGTCCCACCTGATTGGGACCACAGTAGGTTACCTGGAAGGTAAAGGTAGTCAGCATAGTTGCATGGAGAGCACCCACAAACCCGGCCACCAAGACCAAGCCAACACAGACTCCAGGTTTCATGATGAGCATGTACCTCAGTGGATGGCAGATGGCAACAAAGCGGTCATAAGCCATGACAGAGTAGAGGCAGCCTTCGGTACAGCCCAGAAAGTGGTAgaagaagagctgtgctgcacatCCTGCATACGagatggctctgctctggccagagAGGTAGAAGAGCATCTTGGGACAGGTGACTGATGGGAACAAAATGTCAAAAATGGACAGAAGTCCCAAgaagaagtacatgggggtgTGAAGAGTAGAGGAAGAAATGATTGCTGTCAGGATGAGTAGATTTCCAAGCAGGGTGAAGAAGTAGATGAGTGAGAAGATGACCAAGAACAGAGTTTCCAGTCGTtctgtgtgaggtattcccaagAGAATGAACTCATTCAGTAAGGTGCAATTGCTCATATTCCTGGAAGGGTAGAcggcaaaaaaaatatatacttatgaAGGTAAAGTGAAAGACACAACCTTGTCACATGCATTAACTGTCACCAATTTTTGATTAAACATAAGATGACATCttagtctattttctgttgctttgccaaTATGAGAAAGCATGTACCTTATCAAGAATAATGATTTattcagctctggcttctgatggCTGGAAGGTGGAAAGAATGCATTCTATGAAGACTTTCTTGCTGGAGGGGGCCCTTAGATTAATCACATTATGAAAGTTACTCATCTAGCAGACCACTAACATGGCATTTGAAATAGATTCACTTGGGGCCACTGTTGTGATATAGTAGACTAAGCCGCTGGCTGCAATGCTgtcatcccttatgggcacattttttgtgtcccagctaatTTACTTTCCATCTACTGTCCTATCGGTGGATTAGAAAAAGCACCAGGAAATGACCAACATGTTTGGCTACCTctgatccatgtgggagacctggaggaagctcctgtctctagGTATAGGTCTGGCTCACTCCTAGTCTTTGTAACCATCTAAGGAATGACTCAGTACATGGCAGACATATCTCTTTGTGACTTCTCCTTTCTTTCTATACCTCagactttcaaacaaagaaacagatttttaaaaaggacttatTTAATGAATCCACGAATCCATGATGGATCAATTGCCTCTTATATAATTACCTGGTACCATTTCAGAATGTCTCACCATGGGAATCGGAATTTTGGTGGgaacattcaaaccatagcagttAATGTTGAAATCATATATTTGCAAATTTTTCAAACAAGTTTATGCCtagaaaatattacatatataccTTCAATATATCATACCTATCCATGAAGATgaacataaatgaaataaaatgttagcTCATTAAAATACTGGATGAGCTAAGAAGGTAAGTATGTCACATGCTGAATAGGTAAGCAAAGTTAAATTTGTCCCCAACTCACTCTGTTACATGAGTACCCTGTAACTGATCACCCTGGAAGCCTGACCCTCAGGTTCCTGTTCACATGCTATGTGAGGTTCTAAAGACGTGGTCAAATGTCCTGACCCGTTGCCTGAGGCCAGTTGGGTTCTAATGCTTCTGACTAGGACTGTGGAATGTAATGCTCCTCAATAAGTATTAGATTTGGGTTTTTAGTCTGATTCAGATAAGACACACACACCTTAGTTTGAACATTGCCTTACAATGTTCATTAGCCTGAAGAAAACCTGTCAACTTTTCTAAATGGGTAGCATGCAAGTGATATTATACAGATCACAGGTTTTACTGCAGACTTGTCCTGTGTATAGATAGAGATGAGATATTCAGTCTTTATTTGCAATTGGAGATTTTGAATTCTTGGACCAAATGAAACTAACATTTAtcaattctgaaacatttttttacttCACaggcacttttaaaaataagttttgtgGTAAACATCAGGAGTTTTAGCTTTTCAAACTCTGAAAAAAAACTTTGATTAAGGATCTAAAGACCTAAGTTTGAGTTCTagatactctgcctttcaaataaatgaatcatttttgctcttttatttctcttttaaagatttatttagttatttatttgagagacagaagtacacagatagagggagagacaaaaatgattttccatctgctggttcatttcacagttactgccATAGCTATCGTTGAGCCAAACAGACCAagatccagaagtttctttctggtgtcccacatgggtgcaggaacccaacaacttggatcattttctactgctttctcagcagcattagcagcgagcttgacctgaagcagggcagcagggcctcAAACAGGCACCATATAAGATGTCGGCACTGTATGCAGCAACTTTACCACTATGGCAGGGCGCCCCCCCATAAAATAAAACTCTAAAACAAAGATTTTAAGACAAACATTATGAAgagtttttccatttttcaacCCACAATCAGACCAGTTCATATGCATCAGGGACACATGGAATCAGGAAGCACAAATATGAGAATTTGAGTTTTGTAACCTGGATGGAAATGGGTATAGCTTTCCAGAAGATTCAATTCCAAAGCAAATATCTGTCCAGAAAAATATAAATGTGGAACATGAAAAAGAACTTTGTTTAAGGATCTAAAGACCTAAGTACAGGCTCTGAATTTAAGTGTCATGACCAAGGACTAATAGTTTATAACCTCTGAATATCAACTTCTCATTTTTCCTTAAGCACTAAGGATTTACTCTATCAGGAGTCATAGCCTTAAGAATTAGAATTTAGCATTCCTACTAGAATGCTTTTAATAATAAAGAGTGGGCTCAATGTGGTaactagtagctgaagtccttgctttgcacatgctggcatctcatccatatgggctccagttctaatcccagcagtcctgcttcccatccagctccctgcttgtggcctgggaaagcagtcaaggatggcccaaagccttgggaccctgcacctgttttggagatccagaagaggttcctggttcccagattcaaattggctcagctctggccattgcaaccacttggggagtaaatcaatggacagaatatcttcctctctgtctctctgcctctctgtatatctggctttccaataaaaacaaacaaacaaacaaacaaaagaatagcAGAGAGTATTGTAAGTAATAAAAGCAGGACAGTAGacataaaatttgaatttttgccattctgttttgttgattttttggTTGTGTGTTCCTCATGTGTGTCTAACAAACTTGTATTTTACATCCATCACTAAATATGTGGATAGTTGCTAAATGCGTATCGATAATGAACTAAAATTGCTGTAAAGAGTAAATGTGATGATGTTTAGGAAATATTTTGATATGTAATAATatgttttttaatgatttactatTGTCATTTGCTGTGATGCATGTCTTATAGAAGTACTTGTAAAGTGGTGACAATCAATATCTTCAGTCCAAGATCACTAAGAGAGAAAAGGCAAAGTAAGTCTGTAGATCAAAGCCTAAGAATACATTTCAGGCAaaggagaagaaagggagagtaatgaagacatcaagaaaatatcTTTTATAAGTCTTTTTCTCATGCAGCATTATTTTCATCATATCATAAAGTAAATTTTCATTATAATTAACTTAGTTCAAATTGTAGGTTACTTCACTGTGCTTAGGATAGGCTGGATACTAAACTAATTAAAAACtaactgagggcccggcggcatggcctagcggctaaagtcctcgccttgaaagccccgggatcccatatgggcgccggttctaatcccggcagctccacttcccatccagttccctgcttgtggcctgggaaagcagtggaggatggcccaatgcattgggactctgcacccacgtgggagacccggaacaggttccaggttcccggcttcggatcggcgcgcatcggcccgttgcggctcacttggggagtgaatcatcggatggaagatcttcctctctgtctctcctcctctgtgtatatctggctgtaataaaatgaataaatctttaaaaaaaaaactaacctaaAAGGAATGGAGGGATGCCTTTCTGCCTCCTATGTGAGTAACTGACTGCCGGGAGACACTCTGGTCAGCACCTCATGAAATAGCAAGTCACCAGTGGTGCTTTCTCTTGCACTCTTTAGTTTTTGCATCTCTGCattgaggaaataaaataaaactggtgAAAGAGCTGAGcacctaaaaagaaaaagaaaggcatgaTAGCAGGTCAGGATGCTAAGTGTACCTTTCCTCCTCATACCTCAGTCTCCTCCGTGGAGCCGTAGAGCTCTCTTTCCCAACCATCTCTGTTCCCTAGGTGTCGGGAAATCGGGCCTGGGCTCTTTTTCACTCGAGCCTCAAGCATAGAGGAGTCTATGTTACTGTTGCCTGCACTATCATCTGGGGGGATTTTCTTagtcagtgaaaataaaaacatcccCTGCTTCTACGGGATTTTAGAGTATCGTAGTCCCACTGGAGCTTTATCCACCATATATCCTTGTATTCAGGGAGCAGGCAGCAGCGTCTTGAGCTAAGGGAGCAATTAGATGGATACTTAATGTTGAAAGTAGATAAGACTTTCAGCATAGTACACAGTAACCAAGGTAATCTTCAAAGGCACTGGGAATCAATGTGCTTAGGAATCCCCTATGACCACCCATTGTTCTGTTTTTGATACATACCCCATCAGCTCCTTTTGCTTTCTATATACCATAGGGAGTCGGTCCATTTATCGGTCATTTTCCCAGTTCCTGCCTTTTCCCTTTCTGCTGTGATTATGGAAGACTTTGTAGTATGGTGAGAAACATCTCTGCATTTCTGCTTCTGGCAGCTCCCTCTTCATGGTGTCACAGCATGGCTCCGACCTTGACAAGGAGACCAGGTGGACTGAAATTATACCACTGGACTCCCTTTTGCAGGACTTGGGGAGGGATCTGCCCTAAGGAGTGGTTAGCACCTACAACGAGCTGTGAGGGGTGTCAAAAAGGAACAAGTCCTGATTTTACACATCAGAACTTTACCAGGACCATCCTTACAAGAATTCTGCAGCGTACAAGCTGGCTAACATGTTCTACATCAGTATAGAGGAGGTGGATGTTTGTTGGCCTGCAACTCGGCCAACTATTTCCTcatggtctttttttaaaatttggttttcctgtttctttttaaaatttacttattattattattgttatctttttatgatacagttccatagtacagttcttcataaacaatcatgtATCCATGACTGCAGAAATGGACAATtgcagaaaatccagcatcctattgtcaaaatatggttaacagtttcattgggagttcatctttgatcaggaagtagagatggctactgcattgtatcctcacttctgcatatgatagtctctattaacagttactatacatccccttaaatggaaagccacaaagcaaaacaataacagcaagaaaaaagaaatcaacaacgccatgaagttaaataacatgctactgaatgactaatatgatGCTAGCCTTACTGAGACATATAGTTTCTGAATTGCAGCTGAGCCATGAACACTCTCTTTTTGAGCCAGAACTAGAGTTGGTTTTATTTGAAGCTCAGAACAGGACTTTGAGAGTGTGTGTCCTGAGCAAGACTGAACTAGTGTTAATTTTGAGATGATTGTTTGCCAAGCCTGTGCACTCTACACAGTTCTTTCATGTAGACATCTTCTTGTTCTTTTCTAATGTTCTGACTTAAGGCTACTGAAGTATCAACTAGACACTTGCAGGGAGCAGGTAAAAAGATACAAACAACAGTGCGGCAGCTCTCTCTGGCCAGTGGTGTAGACATGACCAGTCTGTCATCAGTGAATGACTTCTACTTCCATTTGTATTCCAGGATGCTTGAAACATAGGCCTAGAAATCCTTGGCCTCAATAAGGGCTATAGTATAATAATGATCCTGAAGCCCATTTGCCTTTGTCAAAATCAAGTGGAAAATTTGAGAATGGAAGCTGTCAACCCTGTGTCCATGTTGTGCACAGAAAGTAGAATTAGCTCCTGTAGTCCATGGGACAGGGTTCATAATTCACTCTCCTGCAATCCCAGGCTTATTATCTACCCGGAGGCACTGTGGTAGGATTAGACTGTGGGCCAGAGCACACTGGAGTGCGAGTGCCAGCTGCATGACACAGAAGCCTGTACTATCCCTGTGGGTTTGTCCCAGTGCTTGAGGATCAACCATGGACCGTGCTGCTGAGGACTGCCACATGTATAAGAAGGCCTCAAGCATTTTTTCTCATTGCCTTCTGGGTACATAGACATGGTCACTGGCCTGGCTTTCAGCCCAGAACCTTGGATGGAAAACTGCAGCTGTTCCTCCCTGATCAACGTCTAACCCTTGAACTTAAACATGAGTGTGATGGGCGAAGTTTGACAATGCCTCTATCACTCGGTCAGAAGCAATGGCCATTTTTCACAGGATGGggcctccc
The sequence above is a segment of the Ochotona princeps isolate mOchPri1 chromosome 4, mOchPri1.hap1, whole genome shotgun sequence genome. Coding sequences within it:
- the LOC101528833 gene encoding olfactory receptor 10N1-like, whose protein sequence is MSNCTLLNEFILLGIPHTERLETLFLVIFSLIYFFTLLGNLLILTAIISSSTLHTPMYFFLGLLSIFDILFPSVTCPKMLFYLSGQSRAISYAGCAAQLFFYHFLGCTEGCLYSVMAYDRFVAICHPLRYMLIMKPGVCVGLVLVAGFVGALHATMLTTFTFQVTYCGPNQVGHFFCDIPAILPLACTDSSMAQRVGSTNVGFLALLLWVSISVFYTLIGVAILRIRSAEGRRKAFSTCSAHLTAILCAYVPVVIIYMQRTPNPLLGAVVQILNNIVSPMLNSLIYSLRNKEVKRSLKKVFYNIAAFCFRMNNGFHNIFQTCVVS